In Flavobacterium sp. N1736, the following are encoded in one genomic region:
- a CDS encoding DUF4835 family protein, which yields MNNKIVTLLVFLIFGFAQAQQLNCTVTINTERLPNPNQQVFKTLQTSLSEFVNKTDWTGTLLKQNERINCSMYITLSSNSSDQFTGTIQVQSSRLIYNSTYSSPVLNYNDKDFNFTYTEYEPLLFNPTTFESNLVSVVSFYSYLILGLDADTFQMGAGSPYFETAQNIANVAQQGGYKGWSQADGIQNRYFLINDLVSPTYSDLRQTSFLYHTGLDNMTQDLKVSKEKVKSSIVLIGKLNSVKPNAFLTRVFFDAKSDEIVSIFSGGPSIPVTDLTEVLNKVSPLNSTKWSQIKF from the coding sequence ATGAACAATAAAATAGTTACTCTTTTAGTATTTCTAATTTTTGGCTTTGCTCAGGCACAACAGCTAAATTGTACTGTAACTATAAATACAGAAAGACTCCCGAACCCTAATCAGCAGGTTTTTAAGACACTACAAACTTCTTTATCTGAGTTTGTAAACAAAACAGACTGGACGGGAACGCTTTTAAAACAAAACGAACGAATTAATTGTTCGATGTATATTACGCTTTCATCAAATAGTTCCGATCAGTTTACAGGTACTATTCAGGTGCAATCTTCCAGATTAATTTATAATTCCACCTATTCATCGCCGGTTTTAAATTATAATGACAAAGATTTCAACTTTACTTATACAGAGTATGAGCCTTTATTATTTAATCCAACCACTTTTGAATCAAATTTAGTCTCTGTAGTTTCTTTTTACAGCTATTTAATTTTAGGATTAGATGCCGATACTTTTCAAATGGGTGCCGGAAGTCCGTATTTTGAAACAGCACAGAATATTGCAAATGTTGCTCAACAAGGCGGTTATAAGGGATGGAGTCAGGCTGATGGAATTCAGAATCGTTATTTCTTAATAAATGATTTGGTTTCGCCAACATACAGCGATTTGCGTCAAACCAGTTTTTTATACCACACAGGTTTAGATAATATGACACAGGATTTAAAAGTATCTAAAGAAAAAGTAAAATCTTCGATCGTATTAATAGGAAAATTAAACTCAGTTAAACCAAACGCATTTTTAACGCGGGTATTTTTTGATGCAAAATCAGATGAAATTGTTTCTATTTTTTCTGGCGGACCAAGTATTCCGGTTACAGATTTAACGGAAGTCTTGAATAAAGTATCGCCGTTGAATTCTACCAAATGGTCACAAATTAAATTTTAA
- the recN gene encoding DNA repair protein RecN has translation MITSLSIKNYALIEKLSIDFSKGFSIITGETGAGKSIILGALGLVLGKRADLTSLKNKEEKCVIEAQFEISKYNLKDFFEANDIDYEDETIIRREILPSGKSRAFINDSPVNLQELQDLSLFLIDIHSQQQTQELSDEGVQFKIIDAIANNFGTIAAYQKLLKTYKSDKSKLNALLKKQSDSGKEQEYNTFLLNELVAAKLKSGEQEELESDFEKLNNVEIIKESIDKSLVIANEEQFGVFHNLNEIKASLQKIAPFSSEYQNLFERIISVAIEFDDVSRELQNASEKLLNDPEKLELTNQKLQLIYNLQKKHQVNSVDELIEIQSNLENSVLELGNIEEEIAVLSKVIEEKTQQLDAFSATIHQNRLNAIPVLSNQLISILETLGMPNVRFKMELLPSETYFQNGKDELQFLFSANKGTDFGLLKKVASGGEMSRIMLAVKAILAKYSKLPTLIFDEIDTGVSGEIAIRMGEIMKEMSNTMQIFAITHLPQIAAKGDSHFKVFKSTVADDTQSELKLLFPNERIIEIAQMLSGANISDSALNHAKELLN, from the coding sequence ATGATAACTTCGCTGTCGATTAAAAACTATGCTCTGATTGAAAAATTGTCCATTGATTTTTCAAAAGGTTTTTCTATAATTACAGGTGAAACAGGAGCTGGTAAATCTATTATATTAGGAGCTTTAGGATTGGTTTTAGGAAAAAGAGCCGATCTGACTTCATTAAAAAATAAAGAGGAAAAATGTGTAATTGAAGCACAATTTGAAATCTCGAAATATAATTTAAAAGATTTTTTTGAAGCAAACGATATTGATTATGAAGACGAAACTATAATCAGACGTGAAATTTTACCTTCCGGAAAATCACGTGCCTTTATAAATGACAGTCCGGTAAATCTTCAGGAACTACAAGATCTAAGCTTGTTTTTGATAGATATACATTCGCAGCAGCAAACTCAGGAATTATCAGATGAAGGTGTTCAATTTAAAATAATTGACGCCATTGCTAATAATTTTGGTACCATTGCAGCCTATCAAAAATTATTAAAGACATACAAATCAGATAAATCAAAACTAAACGCTTTATTAAAAAAACAAAGCGATTCAGGAAAAGAGCAGGAATACAATACTTTTTTATTGAATGAATTGGTTGCAGCTAAATTAAAATCAGGCGAACAGGAAGAATTAGAATCTGATTTTGAAAAACTGAATAATGTAGAAATTATTAAAGAATCGATTGATAAATCCTTAGTGATTGCAAATGAAGAACAATTTGGAGTTTTTCATAATCTAAATGAAATTAAAGCTTCTTTGCAGAAAATTGCACCGTTTTCTTCTGAATATCAAAATTTATTTGAAAGAATTATAAGCGTAGCCATAGAATTTGATGATGTTTCGAGAGAATTGCAAAACGCTTCTGAAAAATTATTGAATGATCCTGAAAAACTTGAACTAACAAATCAAAAATTACAGCTAATTTATAATTTGCAGAAAAAACATCAGGTAAATTCTGTAGATGAATTAATTGAGATTCAGTCAAATTTAGAAAACTCAGTTCTGGAACTTGGCAATATTGAAGAAGAAATTGCGGTTTTATCAAAAGTAATTGAGGAAAAAACACAGCAATTAGATGCTTTTTCAGCAACAATTCACCAAAACAGATTAAATGCAATTCCGGTATTATCAAATCAGTTAATTTCGATTTTAGAAACTTTAGGAATGCCAAATGTTCGTTTTAAAATGGAACTTTTGCCATCAGAAACGTATTTTCAAAATGGAAAAGATGAGTTACAGTTTTTATTCTCTGCAAATAAAGGAACAGATTTTGGCTTGCTGAAAAAAGTTGCTTCAGGTGGAGAAATGTCACGTATTATGCTGGCTGTAAAAGCGATTTTAGCAAAGTACTCAAAATTGCCAACGCTTATTTTTGATGAAATTGATACAGGAGTTTCCGGAGAAATTGCCATTAGAATGGGCGAAATCATGAAAGAAATGAGCAATACAATGCAAATATTTGCTATTACGCATTTACCGCAGATTGCAGCAAAAGGCGATTCTCATTTTAAAGTTTTCAAATCTACAGTTGCAGATGATACACAATCAGAATTAAAACTTTTATTTCCGAATGAACGTATTATAGAAATAGCGCAAATGCTTTCAGGAGCAAATATTTCTGACTCAGCATTAAATCACGCAAAAGAATTATTAAATTAA